The following are encoded in a window of Microcaecilia unicolor chromosome 14, aMicUni1.1, whole genome shotgun sequence genomic DNA:
- the LOC115458150 gene encoding olfactory receptor 5V1-like has product MNLRKIGNHSSMTEFLILGFSEFPGLQLPLFTLFLILYLMAMSGNLFVICIVCANRHLHIPMYFFLVNLSALDICSLTSVIPKLLAILTSRNSASFGECILQMYCYLMCIATEFTLLAVMSYDRYVAICNPLNYSVIMNKRVCAVLSAASWIIGLLEALPHTIVISQFSYCDSNVINHLFCELKALQKLSCTDTSVIETISYAGGVFTTFTPFLLTMTSYVFIISAILKIRSTKGKNKAFSTCSSHLTVILLLYGTIIGVYMQPISVESVKSNKLSTAMYIVTLPLLNPLIYSLRSKEIKVALKKVISKNSNFETH; this is encoded by the coding sequence ATGAATCTAAGAAAAATTGGAAATCACAGCAGCATGACGGAATTCTTGATTCTGGGATTCTCAGAATTCCCAGGGCTGCAGCTCCCTCTTTTTACTCTCTTCTTGATCCTCTACTTGATGGCTATGTCGGGGAACCTCTTCGTTATCTGCATAGTATGTGCTAATCGACACCTGCACATCCCCATGTATTTCTTCCTGGTCAATCTATCTGCTTTAGATATCTGCTCTTTGACCTCTGTTATCCCAAAGTTGCTGGCAATCCTAACCAGCAGAAATAGTGCTTCATTTGGGGAATGTATTTTGCAGATGTACTGCTATCTGATGTGTATAGCCACAGAATTCACTCTTCTTGCTGTCATGTCATATGATCGTTATGTTGCAATATGCAATCCCTTGAATTATTCAGTTATCATGAATAAAAGAGTCTGTGCTGTTCTGTCAGCTGCCTCGTGGATAATAGGTTTATTAGAGGCATTACCACACACTATTGTTATATCCCAGTTTTCCTATTGTGATTCCAATGTCATCAATCACCTCTTCTGTGAGCTAAAAGCACTGCAGAAACTTTCCTGCACAGACACCTCAGTTATTGAAACCATATCTTACGCCGGAGGGGTGTTTACAACCTTTACCCCATTTCTGCTAACTATGACATCCTATGTCTTTATCATCTCTGCCATTCTCAAAATTCGTTCTACAAAGGGGAAAAACAaggccttctccacctgctcctcccacctTACTGTAATCCTTCTCTTATATGGGACTATAATAGGAGTTTATATGCAACCAATTTCAGTGGAGTCCGTGAAATCAAACAAGCTGTCTACTGCAATGTACATTGTCACTCTTCCACTATTAAACCCCCTGATTTATAGCTTAAGAAGCAAAGAGATAAAAGTGGCCTTGAAAAAAGTCATAAGCAAGAACTCAAACTTTGAGACCCACTAA